In the genome of Planctomycetaceae bacterium, the window GGTAGTCCTCATCCCAGTTGGCCGCGGTGGCCAGCTCGGCATCGGTGGGGTTGTCGGTGGCGCTGGCCCACTTCATGCCGTAGACCTCGTACTGCACGTCGAAGTCCTCGCGCACGTACGTGACGGACGACTCCTTGAGGATGTCGCGCTGGATCTCGATGCCCTGGTCGTAGATCACCCGGGCCGTCAGCGACCCGCCGCCCAGGCCCAGCACCACGTAGTCGGTGAAGTAGCCGCTGGTCTGCGTGTTGATCAGCGACGGGGCGTCGACCACCAGCACCGTTCGCCCGAAGGCCTGCACCACGTCGCGATAGATCGCCACGCCGGCCACCCGCTCGAACTTGTAGTTGGCGATCGCGTCGCCCACCAGGTCGGCGAAGACGGCCGAGGGCATCACGAACGTCAGGATTTCCTCGCGGGCGTCGCCCATCTTGGCCAGCAGCACGTTCATGTGGGCCATCGAGGCGGTGACCTTCTGCCCGGCCGTCTTGCCGCGCGAGACGTCCAGCACGTGAATATTCGAGCTGGCGGTCGTGCCGTCGGTGGTGTCGGCAGAGTCCACCGCCGCCACGGCGGCGGCGATGATGTTGTTGCGGATGGTCAGGATCTTGCTGTCGGCGAACTGCTGACCGAGGTTGACCATCGCGGCGTTCATGTCGAAGGCGCGCCCGGCCTTGCGGGCCTGGATGTCGGTCACGGCGACCGGTCCGCAGCCCTTGGTCTGACTGACGAGCTTGCCGCCGGTCAT includes:
- a CDS encoding major capsid protein; amino-acid sequence: MATAEYGSAADMVYKDTLRAEEYRRTIEKIDIFNQASAGAIVLESDPARQMALGGDFTDTARWKPIDSLVSSRNNDSPGDAVNVRKLEMTGGKLVSQTKGCGPVAVTDIQARKAGRAFDMNAAMVNLGQQFADSKILTIRNNIIAAAVAAVDSADTTDGTTASSNIHVLDVSRGKTAGQKVTASMAHMNVLLAKMGDAREEILTFVMPSAVFADLVGDAIANYKFERVAGVAIYRDVVQAFGRTVLVVDAPSLINTQTSGYFTDYVVLGLGGGSLTARVIYDQGIEIQRDILKESSVTYVREDFDVQYEVYGMKWASATDNPTDAELATAANWDEDYQDHRQLKVVKGIFNATV